The sequence AGCAACTGACATGAAAATGCCCACCCTCAAAACGCGCGAAGCGCCCGCAGCCCGAGCGGTCACTGCGCTCGGGGAGCAGGACACCCACCTGTTTCGCGAGGGCACGCACTCGCGGCTTCACCAAACATTCGGATGTCATCTGCATGCGACCGGGGCCAGCTTCAGGCTCTGGGCGCCGAATGCCCGCTCGGTCTCGGTGATCGGTGACTTCAACGACTGGAACGTCGACACCGACCCGGCGCGGGCGCGTGCCGACGGCTCGGGCATCTGGGAGCTGGACGTCAAAGGCGTTGAAGCGGGGCAGCGCTACAAGTTCGCGGTGATCACGCAGGCCGGCGCACGGCTTGAGAAGGCGGACCCCTTTGCGTTCCGCGCCGAGTTGGCGCCCGGCACTGCATCCGTTGCGTGGAGCCTCGACGGCCACGCGTGGGCCGACGGTGTGTGGATGGCGGGCCGAGCGACGGCCCAGGCGCTGAACGCACCCATGTCGGTTTATGAGGTCCACCTCGGCTCGTGGCGGCGTACCGAAAGCGGGGAGATGCTCGACTACCGCACCATGGCGCGGTTGTTGACCAAGTACGTGACGGACCTGGGGTTCACCCATGTCGAGCTGATGCCGATCACCGAACATCCGTTCTACGGCTCGTGGGGTTACCAGACCACCGGCTATTTCGCACCCACCTCGCGCTACGGAACCCCGCAAGATTTCAAGTTCCTCGTCGACACCCTGCACCAGGCGGGCATCGGGGTGATCCTGGACTGGGTGCCTTCGCACTTTCCAGCCGACGCCCACGGGCTGGCCGAGTTCGATGGTTCGCACCTCTATGAGCATGCCGATCCGCGCCAGGGGTTTCACCCCGAATGGAGTTCCTCGATCTTCAACTACGGGCGCAACGAGGTGCGCTCCTTCCTGCTGTCGAGTGCGATGTTCTGGCTGGGCGAGTACCACATCGATGCGCTGCGTGTGGACGCCGTGGCCTCCATGCTCTACCTCGACTACTCGCGCAAGGAAGGTGAGTGGATCCCGAACGTGCACGGCGGGCGCGAAAACCTGGAGGCGATCGCATTCCTGCGCCAGCTCAACGAATCGGCGTACCGCGACCATCCCGGTGTGCAGGTGATTGCCGAGGAGTCCACGGCCTGGCCCATGGTGTCCCGACCCACCTACATCGGCGGCCTGGGCTTCGGCATGAAATGGAACATGGGCTGGATGCACGACACGCTCGCCTACATGCACGAAGACCCGATCCACCGGCGTTGGCACCACGGGCAGCTGACGTTCTCGCTGGCCTATGCCTTCAACGAGAACTT is a genomic window of Hydrogenophaga sp. RAC07 containing:
- the glgB gene encoding 1,4-alpha-glucan branching protein GlgB, yielding MPTLKTREAPAARAVTALGEQDTHLFREGTHSRLHQTFGCHLHATGASFRLWAPNARSVSVIGDFNDWNVDTDPARARADGSGIWELDVKGVEAGQRYKFAVITQAGARLEKADPFAFRAELAPGTASVAWSLDGHAWADGVWMAGRATAQALNAPMSVYEVHLGSWRRTESGEMLDYRTMARLLTKYVTDLGFTHVELMPITEHPFYGSWGYQTTGYFAPTSRYGTPQDFKFLVDTLHQAGIGVILDWVPSHFPADAHGLAEFDGSHLYEHADPRQGFHPEWSSSIFNYGRNEVRSFLLSSAMFWLGEYHIDALRVDAVASMLYLDYSRKEGEWIPNVHGGRENLEAIAFLRQLNESAYRDHPGVQVIAEESTAWPMVSRPTYIGGLGFGMKWNMGWMHDTLAYMHEDPIHRRWHHGQLTFSLAYAFNENFMLPLSHDEVVHGKGSLIEKMPGDDWKKFANLRLLYGHMWAHPGKKLLFMGCEFGQRREWSHDRELDWGLIDGSQTHGGLQRWVTDLNHLYRNEPALHEQDFDAAGFEWIDGADADGSVLSYLRKSGHGDAVLVVANFTPLPRENYLVGVPAPGHWRELLNSDAAIYGGSGVGNQGGVDSVPVAAHGRFHALNLQLPPLGVLVLKIEGAAS